The Pelagibacterium halotolerans B2 genome has a segment encoding these proteins:
- a CDS encoding PadR family transcriptional regulator — protein sequence MNVRTLCLSFLYTQEASGYEIRKLCTEGSGAYFVEASFGSIYPALAKLEDDGLVTSRIEHQDGKPSKKIYSITDAGRAAFCDALHEPLGGDIFRSPFLLFARFAHLLDADLVRSRIEDRLADLTAQINELKELQREMETGETTSHANDAWVVSYGITCLEVAYEHLHTHMTNLIASARRDQARTGQQAAE from the coding sequence ATGAACGTTCGAACCCTATGCCTATCGTTCCTCTACACGCAGGAGGCGAGCGGCTATGAAATTCGCAAGCTCTGTACCGAAGGCAGCGGCGCGTATTTCGTCGAAGCCAGCTTCGGCTCGATCTATCCGGCGCTCGCCAAGCTCGAGGACGACGGCTTGGTCACCTCAAGGATCGAGCATCAGGACGGCAAGCCGTCCAAAAAGATCTATTCCATTACTGACGCCGGTCGGGCAGCCTTCTGCGATGCCCTGCACGAACCGCTGGGCGGCGACATCTTTCGCAGCCCCTTTCTGCTCTTTGCGCGTTTTGCACATTTGCTCGACGCGGATCTGGTGAGGTCTCGGATCGAAGACAGACTTGCCGATCTCACGGCCCAGATCAACGAGCTCAAAGAATTGCAGCGGGAAATGGAAACCGGCGAGACTACGAGCCATGCCAATGACGCATGGGTGGTCAGCTACGGGATTACCTGCCTTGAAGTTGCATATGAGCATCTCCATACCCACATGACCAATTTAATTGCCTCTGCGCGACGGGACCAAGCGCGCACCGGGCAGCAAGCAGCAGAGTAG
- a CDS encoding putative bifunctional diguanylate cyclase/phosphodiesterase → MTNTHAVDAALETMPYGLCVWSEDLTLELFNSRYAWTFGLAPGALAAGMSLRDCCRAVIEAGNYFGYSVDELYDAMLGRFERQKRREAPTQYEQQLRDRTIRTTYTGRPGTGWLVTHEDITDARDHLTALSKREADLARQAVRFETAVDNMAHGLCMIDADHKLVICNANYAMLYDLPQSLQQPGTLLTDILDYRFENGMRPKDGPMAFLQRRVQTITDGKRSVDICEFENGQIISLVHQPMDDGGWVETHQDITEQRRSEARIHHLARHDALTDLPNRTLFAEEMAMAESRIRRGEMMAVLCFDLDHFKVINDTLGHGVGDAVLKEVAARINHTKREHECAARLGGDEFSMLAGPLKSPNDAAALAERLIASISQPMEIEGHRVIIGTSIGIAVAPTDGADGETLMKNADLALYRAKGDGRGNYRFFEKGMDAAMQHRRAIESGLKLGLTRDEFRLVFQPLMDLESNRISCMEALLRWEHSEMGFISPVEFIPVAEEIGFIVQLGEWVLRQACLTAANWPADIRVAVNLSPVQFKSRRLMDSVRQALEEAGLPPSRLELEITESVLLNDSDQTLETLHALRAMGIRISMDDFGTGYSSLSYLRAFPFDKIKIDRSFIEDVGSTDANFEIIKAVIALGRSLGMATTAEGVETEAQLDAVRAHGCNEIQGFLFSRPLPAKDALELITRLSPIRELEPRLSGNG, encoded by the coding sequence ATGACCAATACGCATGCGGTCGATGCGGCGCTCGAGACCATGCCCTATGGGCTGTGCGTCTGGAGCGAGGATCTGACGCTCGAATTGTTCAATTCCCGTTATGCCTGGACATTCGGCCTTGCGCCCGGCGCGCTCGCGGCCGGCATGAGTTTGCGCGATTGCTGTCGCGCTGTAATCGAAGCAGGCAATTATTTCGGCTACAGTGTTGACGAGCTTTACGATGCGATGCTGGGCCGCTTCGAGCGGCAGAAGCGTCGGGAGGCACCGACGCAATATGAACAGCAGCTTAGAGATCGGACCATCCGAACCACCTATACCGGTCGCCCGGGCACCGGGTGGCTGGTTACACACGAAGACATCACCGATGCGCGCGATCATCTGACGGCGCTTTCCAAGCGAGAGGCCGATCTGGCCCGGCAGGCCGTTCGCTTCGAAACCGCAGTCGACAATATGGCTCATGGCCTGTGCATGATCGATGCCGATCATAAGCTGGTGATCTGCAATGCCAATTACGCGATGCTCTACGACCTCCCACAGAGCCTTCAGCAGCCCGGAACCCTGCTGACCGACATTCTCGACTATCGTTTCGAAAACGGAATGCGCCCCAAGGACGGGCCGATGGCCTTTCTTCAGCGCCGCGTGCAAACGATTACGGACGGCAAGCGCAGCGTGGACATCTGCGAATTCGAAAATGGTCAGATTATTTCGCTCGTCCATCAGCCCATGGACGATGGCGGCTGGGTTGAAACCCACCAGGACATCACCGAGCAGAGGCGGTCCGAGGCACGCATCCATCATCTGGCGCGGCATGACGCCCTGACCGATCTGCCCAATCGCACGCTTTTTGCCGAAGAAATGGCCATGGCGGAGTCCCGCATACGTCGTGGTGAGATGATGGCGGTGCTGTGTTTTGACCTCGACCACTTCAAGGTTATCAATGATACGCTTGGGCACGGTGTGGGCGACGCGGTTCTCAAGGAAGTTGCCGCACGCATAAATCACACGAAGCGCGAACATGAATGCGCCGCCCGGCTCGGCGGCGACGAGTTTTCCATGCTGGCCGGGCCGCTCAAGAGCCCCAACGATGCTGCCGCGCTTGCCGAACGCCTTATCGCTTCGATCAGCCAGCCCATGGAAATCGAGGGCCATCGTGTCATCATCGGAACGTCCATCGGTATTGCTGTAGCGCCCACCGACGGCGCCGATGGCGAAACGCTGATGAAGAATGCCGATTTGGCCCTTTATCGCGCCAAGGGCGATGGCCGGGGCAATTACCGCTTCTTTGAAAAAGGCATGGACGCGGCAATGCAGCACCGCCGGGCCATAGAAAGCGGCCTTAAACTGGGCCTCACTCGGGACGAATTCAGGCTCGTTTTTCAGCCCCTCATGGATTTGGAAAGCAATCGCATCTCATGCATGGAAGCCCTTTTGCGCTGGGAACATTCGGAGATGGGCTTCATCTCGCCGGTCGAGTTCATCCCCGTGGCCGAGGAAATCGGCTTTATAGTTCAATTGGGCGAATGGGTGCTTAGACAGGCTTGCCTCACGGCCGCCAACTGGCCCGCCGATATCCGCGTTGCGGTCAATCTATCGCCGGTGCAGTTCAAGAGCCGCAGGCTGATGGACAGTGTTCGACAGGCACTTGAGGAAGCGGGCCTGCCGCCAAGCCGGCTTGAACTGGAAATCACCGAATCCGTGCTGCTCAATGATTCCGACCAGACCCTGGAAACCCTGCATGCCCTTCGTGCCATGGGTATTCGCATTTCGATGGACGATTTTGGCACAGGATATTCTTCACTCTCCTACCTGAGAGCCTTTCCCTTCGACAAGATCAAGATCGACCGCTCGTTCATCGAAGACGTGGGGTCAACCGATGCCAATTTCGAAATTATCAAGGCGGTCATCGCCCTGGGGCGCAGTCTGGGGATGGCCACGACCGCCGAGGGCGTCGAGACCGAAGCCCAGCTCGATGCCGTCCGTGCTCACGGGTGCAACGAGATTCAGGGCTTCCTGTTCTCGCGCCCCTTGCCGGCAAAAGACGCACTTGAGCTGATTACCCGCCTTTCTCCAATAAGAGAACTTGAGCCCAGACTGAGCGGCAACGGCTGA
- a CDS encoding NAD(P)/FAD-dependent oxidoreductase → MAQDVIVIGAGIVGVSTAIHLLRRGRSVLLVDKNAPGLETSFGNAGIIQREGVRPHAFPRDLATLMQVGLHLSTAARYDPFALPRVTPALVRYWWKSSPGHYSHVVRSYAPLIARSIEEHSDLITASGADDLVIKKGWYLAFRTDEKLKGEAAKAKKDLELYGINHRVVDGAEMAQIEPDFTEKLAGAIHWTDPWTIRNPGALVAKYFDLFKSMGGQFLGGEATGLEQAGEDWSVTVAEARHSAREVVVTLGPWAPEVLEPLGYRLPLFVKRGYHMHYGTQSGAKLNNWLIDAEVGYCLAPMEKGVRLTTGAEFALRDAAPTPIQLGRAEAKARALFPLGDRLDPQPWKGARPCTPDMMPIIGPAPKHRGLWVGIGHAHHGFTLGPATGHLLAQAMTGEKPAIDITPFAMDRFAGTYPR, encoded by the coding sequence ATGGCTCAGGACGTCATCGTCATCGGTGCGGGTATCGTCGGCGTATCGACCGCAATTCATCTGCTTCGACGGGGTCGGAGCGTCTTACTCGTCGACAAGAATGCGCCGGGATTGGAAACCTCCTTCGGCAACGCGGGCATCATCCAGCGCGAGGGCGTACGCCCGCACGCCTTCCCGCGCGATCTGGCGACACTGATGCAGGTCGGGCTGCACCTTTCCACAGCAGCACGCTATGATCCGTTTGCCCTGCCCAGGGTTACCCCTGCACTTGTGCGCTATTGGTGGAAATCATCACCCGGTCATTACAGCCATGTCGTCAGGAGCTACGCGCCGCTGATCGCGCGGTCTATCGAGGAACATTCGGACCTCATCACGGCGTCCGGCGCCGACGACCTGGTCATCAAGAAGGGCTGGTATCTCGCCTTCAGAACCGACGAAAAACTCAAAGGCGAAGCAGCCAAGGCGAAAAAGGACCTGGAACTCTATGGCATAAACCATCGTGTGGTCGACGGCGCCGAGATGGCCCAGATCGAGCCCGATTTCACCGAAAAACTGGCGGGCGCCATCCACTGGACCGACCCCTGGACCATACGCAATCCCGGCGCTCTGGTTGCCAAATATTTCGACCTTTTCAAATCGATGGGCGGCCAATTTCTTGGCGGCGAGGCCACTGGTCTTGAGCAGGCCGGCGAGGATTGGTCCGTTACCGTCGCCGAAGCGCGCCACAGCGCGCGCGAAGTCGTTGTAACGCTCGGCCCCTGGGCGCCCGAAGTGCTCGAACCCCTGGGATATCGCCTGCCGCTTTTCGTCAAGCGCGGTTACCACATGCATTACGGCACGCAGAGCGGGGCCAAGCTCAATAACTGGCTGATCGACGCGGAAGTAGGCTATTGCCTTGCGCCGATGGAAAAGGGCGTGCGCTTGACCACGGGAGCCGAGTTTGCGCTACGCGATGCGGCTCCAACCCCCATTCAGCTTGGTCGCGCCGAAGCCAAGGCGCGAGCGCTTTTCCCACTGGGTGACCGGCTCGACCCGCAGCCGTGGAAAGGCGCCCGTCCCTGTACGCCAGACATGATGCCGATCATCGGACCCGCGCCCAAGCATCGGGGTCTTTGGGTGGGCATCGGCCATGCCCATCACGGCTTTACCCTCGGCCCGGCCACGGGGCATTTGCTGGCACAGGCCATGACGGGAGAGAAGCCGGCAATCGACATCACGCCATTCGCAATGGACCGATTTGCCGGGACATATCCCCGGTAG
- a CDS encoding ABC transporter ATP-binding protein — protein sequence MTDPLLSIRNLDVSFQLGERRVDAVRDVSLDIAPGETLALVGESGSGKSVTALSVLRLLPYPSASHPRGQIFFKGADLLAADDKTLRAVRGNDISMIYQEPMTSLNPLHTVERQVSEVLSVHRGLGRNAARKRVLELLDAVGIPDPQTRLASFPHQLSGGQRQRVMIAMALACEPDLLIADEPTTALDVTVQAQILDLLKSVQQRMGMAMLFITHDLGIVRRMADKVCVMQGGEIVERAETESLFSTPRHAYTKHLLSSELTEMEPVEAMTGGPIMAVNNLKVWFPIKRGVFRRTVDHIKAVDGVDLVVRRGETLGVVGESGSGKTTLGLAMLRLISSQGRIVFLGENIEDKKSRAMRRYRADMQVVFQDPFGSLSPRMSVGEIVAEGLAVHFPSIKAVERVERVKFVLGEVGLDPEIVHRYPHELSGGQRQRIAIARALILEPRFIILDEPTSALDMSVQAQIVKLLRDLQARHGLTYVFISHNLRVVRAIASEIIVMQNGRIVEQARTEALFAAPEHPYTRTLLAAALDVAVR from the coding sequence ATGACCGATCCGCTGCTGAGTATCCGCAATCTCGATGTTTCCTTCCAGCTTGGCGAAAGGCGGGTCGACGCCGTTCGGGACGTGAGCCTGGATATCGCACCGGGCGAAACCCTGGCGCTGGTCGGCGAGTCCGGGTCGGGAAAATCGGTAACCGCCCTTTCGGTACTCAGGCTCCTGCCCTACCCTTCCGCCTCGCACCCCAGGGGTCAGATCTTCTTCAAGGGCGCAGATCTTCTGGCGGCGGACGACAAAACGCTTCGTGCGGTGCGCGGCAATGACATTTCGATGATCTATCAGGAGCCGATGACATCCCTCAATCCGCTCCACACCGTCGAAAGGCAGGTCAGCGAAGTGCTGTCCGTTCATCGAGGGCTGGGCCGGAATGCAGCGCGCAAGCGGGTTCTGGAATTGCTCGATGCGGTGGGCATTCCCGATCCCCAAACGCGCCTTGCCTCCTTTCCGCATCAGCTATCGGGCGGACAGCGTCAAAGAGTGATGATAGCCATGGCGCTGGCTTGTGAACCGGATTTGCTGATCGCCGACGAGCCGACAACGGCGCTGGACGTAACGGTTCAGGCGCAAATTCTCGATCTGCTGAAATCGGTGCAACAGCGGATGGGCATGGCCATGCTGTTCATCACCCATGACCTCGGCATCGTGCGCCGGATGGCCGACAAGGTCTGCGTCATGCAAGGCGGGGAGATCGTCGAGCGGGCAGAGACCGAGTCGTTATTCAGCACCCCCCGCCACGCCTATACCAAGCACCTGCTTTCCTCCGAGTTAACCGAAATGGAGCCAGTGGAGGCCATGACTGGTGGGCCGATCATGGCGGTAAATAACCTCAAGGTCTGGTTTCCCATAAAGCGGGGCGTGTTCAGGCGCACCGTGGATCATATCAAGGCCGTCGACGGCGTCGATCTGGTTGTCAGGCGCGGCGAAACGCTGGGCGTTGTGGGGGAGTCGGGATCGGGAAAGACTACGCTGGGCCTAGCCATGCTGCGCTTGATCTCCTCGCAGGGACGGATCGTCTTTCTGGGCGAAAACATCGAGGACAAAAAGTCGCGAGCAATGCGGCGCTATCGGGCGGACATGCAGGTGGTTTTCCAGGACCCATTCGGTTCGCTTTCTCCGCGGATGAGTGTCGGCGAAATCGTGGCCGAGGGTTTGGCTGTGCATTTTCCCAGTATCAAGGCGGTTGAGCGCGTCGAACGAGTCAAGTTCGTGCTCGGGGAAGTCGGGCTCGATCCGGAAATAGTCCACCGCTATCCCCATGAACTCTCTGGCGGGCAGCGCCAGCGGATCGCCATTGCCCGCGCGCTGATCCTTGAGCCCAGGTTCATAATTCTGGACGAGCCCACCTCGGCGCTCGACATGAGCGTTCAGGCACAGATCGTTAAACTCCTGCGTGACCTGCAGGCCCGTCACGGTCTGACCTATGTCTTCATCTCCCACAATCTGCGCGTCGTGCGGGCTATCGCCAGCGAAATCATTGTCATGCAAAATGGGAGGATCGTGGAACAGGCCCGAACTGAGGCATTGTTTGCGGCACCCGAGCACCCCTACACACGCACGCTGCTGGCGGCGGCGCTCGACGTGGCCGTTCGGTGA
- a CDS encoding extracellular solute-binding protein: MKTFVLTAALLTTLSLATNAFAQDEASWVHAIALDGTPKYEAGFEMFDYVNPDAPKGGAVRLPALGGFDTFNPILPQGETATGLGLVYETLMTDSADENSVSYGLLAEALTYPEDFSSVTFRLNPRARWQDGEPVTAEDVLWSFEQVTEISPIYSEYYASVDDAEITGEGEITFYFSEVGNRELPFIMGQLLVLPKHWWEGENADGEPRDIGASTLELPMGSGPYSLSGFDAGRTVTYTRDPNYWGADEPVNVGTSNFDEYTIEYFRDTTVMFEAFKADEFDWWTENIARRWATGYDFPAVNDGRVVLETFENGYNASGVMWGFVPNQRKEKFQDPRVREALNYALDFEELNRTLFYEQYQRIDSYFFGTELAAPEGAPSGLELEILEEVRDLIPASVFDARFTNPTGGSEEARRDNLREALRLFNEAGYTLDGTQLVDANGEQFAFEILSYDTTIEPVALHWAENLNAIGANVTLRVVDTPQYTNLVRSFDYDVIYTRWGQSLSPGNEQRYFWGSSSVDEQGSQNYAGIADPGVDALIEKIVLAPDRETLVAATHALDRVLLAMSNVVPSYTITYARTARWDRFSHPEILPAFSIGFPDVWWWDEEKAAATGGNSQ; this comes from the coding sequence ATGAAGACCTTTGTTCTTACCGCTGCGCTACTCACCACGTTGTCGCTTGCGACCAATGCGTTCGCGCAGGACGAAGCCAGTTGGGTGCATGCCATTGCCCTGGATGGCACTCCCAAATACGAAGCCGGCTTCGAGATGTTCGACTACGTCAACCCGGACGCGCCTAAGGGAGGCGCGGTGCGACTTCCAGCACTGGGCGGTTTCGATACGTTCAACCCAATCCTGCCGCAGGGCGAGACAGCGACCGGGTTGGGGCTCGTCTATGAAACATTGATGACTGACAGCGCAGACGAGAACTCGGTCTCCTACGGGCTGCTTGCCGAAGCGCTGACATATCCGGAGGACTTTTCATCGGTCACCTTTCGCCTTAATCCCCGCGCCCGCTGGCAGGATGGAGAGCCCGTCACCGCCGAAGACGTACTTTGGAGTTTTGAGCAGGTGACCGAGATTTCTCCCATCTATTCCGAGTACTACGCTTCCGTGGATGACGCCGAAATCACCGGCGAAGGTGAAATCACTTTCTATTTCAGCGAAGTGGGCAATCGCGAATTGCCCTTCATCATGGGCCAGCTTCTGGTCCTGCCGAAACATTGGTGGGAAGGGGAAAATGCCGATGGCGAACCTCGCGACATCGGGGCATCGACGCTGGAGCTGCCGATGGGGTCGGGTCCATATTCCCTTTCCGGTTTCGACGCGGGGCGGACGGTGACCTACACACGGGACCCCAATTATTGGGGTGCGGACGAGCCGGTCAATGTGGGCACTTCCAACTTCGATGAATATACCATCGAATATTTCCGCGACACGACGGTAATGTTCGAAGCGTTCAAGGCCGACGAATTCGATTGGTGGACCGAAAATATCGCTCGGCGCTGGGCAACGGGCTATGATTTTCCTGCCGTCAACGACGGGCGCGTCGTGCTCGAAACATTCGAGAACGGATACAATGCGTCCGGCGTCATGTGGGGCTTCGTGCCCAACCAGCGCAAAGAGAAGTTTCAGGATCCGCGTGTCCGCGAAGCGCTCAACTACGCTCTCGACTTCGAGGAATTGAACCGCACGCTGTTTTACGAGCAGTACCAGCGCATCGATTCCTATTTCTTCGGAACCGAACTGGCCGCCCCCGAGGGTGCCCCCAGCGGCCTCGAACTCGAAATTCTCGAAGAGGTCAGGGATCTCATACCGGCTTCGGTATTCGACGCGCGCTTCACCAATCCCACGGGGGGCAGTGAGGAAGCGCGCCGGGACAATCTCCGCGAGGCCCTGCGGCTGTTCAACGAGGCTGGATACACGCTGGACGGGACCCAACTGGTCGATGCCAATGGCGAACAGTTCGCTTTCGAAATCCTCTCATACGACACCACGATAGAGCCCGTCGCGCTGCACTGGGCTGAAAACCTCAATGCCATCGGCGCCAACGTAACGCTGCGGGTGGTCGACACCCCGCAATATACAAATCTCGTGCGCTCGTTTGATTATGACGTGATCTACACCCGCTGGGGGCAATCGCTTTCTCCCGGCAACGAACAGCGATATTTTTGGGGCTCCTCGTCGGTCGATGAGCAGGGCTCGCAGAATTATGCGGGCATTGCGGACCCCGGTGTCGACGCCCTGATCGAAAAAATCGTTCTGGCACCGGACCGAGAGACCCTCGTCGCCGCAACGCACGCTCTGGACCGGGTCTTGCTGGCGATGAGCAATGTCGTCCCGAGCTATACGATCACCTACGCCCGCACCGCGCGCTGGGACCGATTCAGCCACCCTGAAATCCTGCCCGCGTTCTCAATCGGTTTCCCCGATGTCTGGTGGTGGGACGAAGAGAAGGCCGCGGCAACGGGCGGCAATTCACAATAA
- a CDS encoding alpha-hydroxy acid oxidase codes for MGFPAQTIDDLKARAKRRVPRMFFDYADSGSWTESTYTANEADFSKVKFRQRVAVDMSNRSLASTMAGQNVSMPVAIAPTGFGGMQHPDGEMLGAKAARAFGIPFTLSTMSICSIEDVSEATGGAPFWFQLYVMRDRQFMYNLIDRAKAANCSALVLTLDLQILGQRHKDARNGLSAPPRINLNTIWQLASRPQWCLSMLRTRRHTFRNIVGHAENVGDISSLSSWTAEQFDPKLNWSDIEWIKERWGGKLILKGIMDAEDARMAAASGVDAIIVSNHGGRQLDGAPSSIAALPAIVEAVGDRMEVHMDGGIRSGQDVMRALCLGAKGVYIGRPWLYGLGAGGEAGVKQALDIIRNELDITMALCGERDIANVGQHNLVNPDVFS; via the coding sequence ATGGGTTTTCCGGCACAGACAATTGACGACCTCAAGGCCCGGGCCAAGCGCCGCGTGCCGCGGATGTTTTTCGATTACGCCGATTCCGGATCGTGGACCGAAAGCACCTACACCGCTAACGAGGCCGATTTTTCCAAGGTGAAATTTCGCCAGCGCGTTGCCGTCGACATGAGCAATCGCTCGCTCGCCTCGACAATGGCCGGACAGAACGTCTCCATGCCCGTTGCGATCGCTCCGACCGGTTTCGGTGGCATGCAGCATCCCGATGGGGAAATGCTTGGCGCCAAAGCGGCGCGCGCCTTCGGCATACCTTTCACGCTCTCGACCATGAGCATATGCTCAATAGAGGACGTATCGGAAGCGACGGGCGGCGCTCCGTTCTGGTTCCAGCTCTATGTGATGCGGGACCGGCAGTTCATGTACAACCTGATCGATCGGGCTAAGGCGGCCAATTGTTCGGCGCTGGTCCTTACACTCGATCTGCAGATTTTGGGGCAACGGCACAAGGACGCCCGCAACGGCCTTTCGGCGCCCCCCAGGATCAATCTCAACACTATCTGGCAATTGGCCTCGCGACCACAATGGTGCCTGTCGATGCTCAGAACACGACGGCACACCTTTCGCAACATCGTCGGTCATGCCGAAAACGTCGGTGACATCTCCTCGTTGTCCTCATGGACGGCCGAACAATTCGATCCCAAGCTCAACTGGTCCGATATCGAGTGGATCAAGGAACGCTGGGGTGGAAAACTGATCCTCAAAGGTATCATGGACGCCGAAGACGCTCGCATGGCGGCAGCTTCGGGTGTGGACGCGATCATCGTATCCAATCATGGCGGACGCCAGCTCGATGGCGCACCCTCCTCAATCGCCGCCCTCCCCGCCATAGTCGAAGCGGTGGGCGACAGGATGGAAGTGCACATGGACGGCGGCATCCGTTCGGGACAGGACGTCATGCGGGCGCTGTGTCTGGGAGCCAAGGGTGTCTATATCGGCAGGCCCTGGCTCTATGGGCTCGGCGCAGGAGGCGAAGCAGGCGTCAAACAGGCGCTCGACATCATTCGCAACGAGCTCGATATCACCATGGCACTGTGCGGCGAGCGCGACATCGCCAATGTGGGCCAGCACAATCTGGTCAATCCGGACGTCTTCTCATGA
- the nadC gene encoding carboxylating nicotinate-nucleotide diphosphorylase → MDAYRPAVPRQIIERAVTAALDEDLGQAGDITSQATISPDALAVARVNARTPGVICGLDCAVSAFSLIGPGLETELLVADGAIVEAGDAILEIRGNARSLLAAERTALNFLTHLSGIATLTRSFAMQTVGTAAHICCTRKTTPGLRALEKYAVRCGGGHNHRFGLSDAILIKDNHIAVAGGVADAIAAAKAFAGHLVAIEVEVDTLGQLEEALSAGANAILLDNMDEETLARAVAVTAGRAKLEASGNVTLERVAPIARTGVDYISTSRITTAATPLDLGLDISIG, encoded by the coding sequence ATCGATGCTTATCGGCCCGCCGTCCCTCGCCAAATCATCGAACGTGCCGTTACCGCTGCGCTCGACGAAGATCTCGGGCAGGCTGGCGATATCACCTCCCAAGCAACGATATCGCCCGATGCGCTGGCGGTCGCCCGTGTCAACGCGCGCACCCCCGGGGTGATTTGCGGACTGGATTGCGCCGTTTCAGCTTTTTCGCTGATTGGGCCGGGACTTGAAACCGAATTGCTTGTTGCCGACGGCGCCATTGTCGAGGCTGGAGACGCCATTCTCGAAATACGGGGCAATGCACGAAGCCTGCTGGCTGCGGAGCGTACCGCCCTCAATTTCCTGACCCATTTGAGTGGCATCGCAACCCTGACGCGCAGCTTCGCGATGCAGACAGTGGGTACAGCAGCCCATATCTGCTGTACACGAAAGACCACACCGGGGCTGCGGGCCCTGGAAAAGTATGCAGTTCGGTGCGGCGGTGGCCACAATCACCGCTTCGGGCTGAGCGATGCCATACTCATCAAGGACAACCACATAGCAGTGGCCGGCGGCGTGGCCGACGCCATTGCGGCCGCGAAGGCATTTGCGGGCCACCTCGTGGCAATCGAGGTCGAAGTCGATACGCTCGGTCAACTCGAGGAAGCCCTGTCCGCGGGCGCCAATGCAATCCTCCTCGATAACATGGATGAGGAGACACTGGCCCGAGCCGTTGCGGTCACTGCGGGACGCGCCAAACTCGAAGCATCGGGCAATGTCACTCTCGAGCGTGTGGCACCGATCGCTCGCACTGGTGTCGATTACATTTCGACGAGCCGCATAACCACCGCGGCCACTCCGCTTGATCTTGGGCTCGACATAAGCATCGGTTAA